The genome window CAGTGGCGAGTTTTACTATAGCAGTTTCACGTGTGGCTGTTGTTCAGTAAGGGGTGCGCGGGTATGTGTGAGTGCAGTGTTTCTACGCGTTAGTGTAGGCGACGTTTTCTCTGGACCATGTACGCTAACGATAGCATAAGAGTACTCCACGCTGCGGTAAGAGCCGGCAACTTGCAACATGTCACGGAAATGCTGGCGAAAGGAGCAGACATCGAAGGCAAAGACTCTTACAAGGTACGGCCGGTCCATATCGCTGCGGAACGAGGTCATTTGGACGTTCTTAGGGCGCTTATCGCGCGGGGCTGTAGTGTGAATGCAAAGGCGTCGCACCCTGTGTTCAAGCAGCCAGAGCGGGATGTGACGTCGCTACATTTAGCAACAGGAATTGCTGACCCAAACGTCGCGCTCGCTTTAATAGCTGCTGGCGCTAATGTTAACGCCAAAACTAGTTCAGGTACGTCTCCACTGCAGCTTGCAGCAATACAGGGTCATTTGTCCGTAGTGAAGGCACTAGTTTCTGCAAATGCTAATGTGAATTCCGAGGACAACGTAAAAGTCACCCCATTATGTGCTGCTGTGTCGCAGAATTTTGAAGACGTAGCTAAATTTCTTGTACAAAACGGTGCCATTGTAAATGCGAGACATTCAGACGGTTTGACACCTTTGCATATCGCAGCACAATATGGATATGTTAACATAGCAAAACTGCTGCTCCAGAACAAGGCAGAGATTAATGCAAAGCACGAAGAAGGCTTCACTGCATTGCATTTGGCCGTAGAAAACAGACATGGTGCAGTGAGTCAACTTTTGATTAACAGTGGAGCAGATGTGAATGCGAGAGACAAAGAGGGAGGAACTCCTTTGCATAATGCAGCGTACAGTGGATACCCAATAGAAACCGTCAGACTTTTGATTGAGAAAGGTGCTAGCGTGAATGCGAGGGACAAGGCAGGAAGAACACCTTTGCACCTTGCTGCAGAGAGCGATTTCACCGAGGCAGTAAGCATCCTGATCAGAAACAAAGCTTACGTCAATATCATTGGCGATCAAATGACGCCGCTGCATGGCGCAGCTTGCAAGGGTAATCTAGACTCGATAAAAATTCTTATCGCCAATGGTGCAGTAGTTGATAGGAGAACTCACAGGCAGAATACACCATTGCATCTCGCAGCG of Schistocerca serialis cubense isolate TAMUIC-IGC-003099 chromosome 2, iqSchSeri2.2, whole genome shotgun sequence contains these proteins:
- the LOC126455456 gene encoding ankyrin-1-like; the protein is MYANDSIRVLHAAVRAGNLQHVTEMLAKGADIEGKDSYKVRPVHIAAERGHLDVLRALIARGCSVNAKASHPVFKQPERDVTSLHLATGIADPNVALALIAAGANVNAKTSSGTSPLQLAAIQGHLSVVKALVSANANVNSEDNVKVTPLCAAVSQNFEDVAKFLVQNGAIVNARHSDGLTPLHIAAQYGYVNIAKLLLQNKAEINAKHEEGFTALHLAVENRHGAVSQLLINSGADVNARDKEGGTPLHNAAYSGYPIETVRLLIEKGASVNARDKAGRTPLHLAAESDFTEAVSILIRNKAYVNIIGDQMTPLHGAACKGNLDSIKILIANGAVVDRRTHRQNTPLHLAAYFWHAEVVKYLLEQGAEVNATDCINWTPLHFAGEESSTQIPFRNSRHTGSQAQDSKLNTMKALIEYGADVNAKGSNYDDTPLHVAVRNGDTASARCLLENGAYYDAKYKFASGNVTASEMAATRRNENVNTLLCATEKLFKAVKSAKCAEIEKCVKEAPVNSGSIKYGTPLMYACWKGHLAVVNVLLKNGANINLSNSSGITPLHYAAKFGHHEILCTLLQHGAVYNARTKTGKKTPLNLAQEEGKQEVTHTLKLIERLFTRIGRKDNTVLKELNGLKNNKYAEFLAIINCKNANKETLTQIASKNGYEELCNKFSDL